A genomic segment from Daphnia carinata strain CSIRO-1 chromosome 1, CSIRO_AGI_Dcar_HiC_V3, whole genome shotgun sequence encodes:
- the LOC130693225 gene encoding protein argonaute-2-like: MGVACTLNNTHILMDKYVNGTGALGPSGVGAQSLVSSGGIGSGSNSSSSSTSSNCGTSLSGVSGGSGSGGGTALMTPMAPMAPVPPMMPPTQQPPPMASATPQAAAPELPMFVCPRRPNLGREGRPIMLRANHFQISMPRGYIHHYDISIQPDKCPRKVNREIIETMVHAYSKIFGALKPVFDGRSNLYTRDPLPIGNERVELDVTLPGEGKDRVFHVAIKWLAKVSLYALEEALEGRIRTIPMDAILALDVVMRHLPSMTYTPVGRSFFSSPDGYYHPLGGGREVWFGFHQSVRPSQWKMMLNIDVSATAFYKSQPVIEFMCEVLDIRDVNEQRKPLTDSQRVKFTKEIKGLKIEITHCGTMRRKYRVCNVTRRPAQMQSFPLQLENGQTVECTVAKYFLDKYKMKLRYPHLPCLQVGQEHKHTYLPLEVCNIVAGQRCIKKLTDMQTSTMIKATARSAPDREREINNLIRKADFNNDPYVQEFGLTISNSMMEVRGRVLPPPKLQYGGRTKQQALPNQGVWDMRGKQFFTGVEIRVWAIACFAPQRTVREDALRNFTQQLQKISNDAGMPIIGQPCFCKYATGPDQVEPMFRYLKSTFQGLQLVCVVLPGKTPVYAEVKRVGDTVLGMATQCVQAKNVNKTSPQTLSNLCLKINVKLGGVNSILVPTIRPKVFNEPVIFLGADITHPPAGDNKKPSIAAVVGSMDAHPSRYAATVRVQQHRQEVIQELSAMVRELLILFYKTTRFKPNRIIMYRDGASEGQFSTVLQHELTAIREACIKLEPDYKPGITFIVVQKRHHTRLFCADKKEQSGKSGNIPAGTTVDAGITHPTEFDFYLCSHQGIQGTSRPSHYHVLWDDNHFDADELQCLTYQLCHTYVRCTRSVSIPAPAYYAHLVAFRARYHLVEKEHDSGEGSLQDCIKSYTSGEGSHQSGSSEDRTPGAMARAITVHADTKKVMYFA, from the exons ATGGGGGTCGCTTGTACTCTCAACAACACTCACATTCTTATGGATAAATATGTCAATGGCA CAGGAGCACTTGGCCCTTCAGGTGTTGGAGCCCAGTCACTTGTATCCAGTGGAGGTATTGGAAGTGGAAGCAacagcagtagcagcagcacCAGCAGTAATTGTGGGACAAGTTTGAGTGGAGTGAGTGGCGGTAGTGGAAGTGGAGGAGGTACTGCTTTAATGACTCCCATGGCCCCTATGGCCCCGGTCCCACCTATGATGCCTCCAACACAGCAACCACCACCAATGGCTTCGGCCACGCCGCAAGCTGCGGCACCAGAACTTCCTATGTTTGTTTGTCCCCGTCGTCCCAATCTTGGTCGTGAGGGTAGACCCATCATGCTTCGAGCCAACCATTTTCAAATATCGATGCCAAGAGGCTACATTCACCACTATGATATCAGCATTCAACCAGACAAGTGCCCGAGAAAAGTCAATCG GGAGATTATTGAGACTATGGTGCACGCCTACAGCAAAATTTTTGGAGCACTGAAACCCGTCTTTGATGGTCGCAGCAACTTGTATACTCGAGATCCTCTGCCAATTGGCAATGAACGAGTCGAGTTGGACGTTACGCTGCCTGGCGAAGGAAAAGATCGTGTGTTCCATGTTGCTATTAAATGGCTGGCCAAAGTGTCCCTCTATGCCCTCGAGGAAGCCTTGGAAG GTCGCATTCGTACGATTCCAATGGATGCCATTTTGGCTCTCGACGTGGTTATGCGCCATTTACCTTCTATGACTTACACTCCGGTTGGCCGGAGTTTCTTCTCATCACCTGATGGCTACTACCATCCTCTGGGTGGCGGTCGCGAAGTCTGGTTCGGTTTCCACCAGTCTGTCCGCCCTTCACAATGGAAGATGATGCTAAATATTGACGTTTCGGCTACGGCTTTTTACAAGTCACAACCAGTGATTGAATTTATGTGCGAGGTCTTAGACATTCGCGATGTTAACGAGCAGAGGAAACCATTGACGGATTCTCAGCGAGTAAAATTCACCAAAGAGATCAAAG GCTTGAAAATCGAAATCACTCATTGTGGAACAATGAGACGAAAATACCGTGTATGCAACGTCACACGTCGTCCGGCTCAAATGCAGTCCTTCCCACTGCAGTTGGAAAATGGCCAGACTGTCGAATGCACAGTGGCTAAATATTTCTTGGACAAGTACAAAATGAAACTGCGCTACCCGCATCTGCCCTGCCTGCAG GTTGGACAAGAGCACAAACATACTTACTTGCCATTGGAAGTTTGCAACATTGTTGCTGGGCAGCGGTGCATAAAGAAACTAACGGACATGCAAACATCGACTATGATCAAAGCTACTGCCCGATCGGCCCCCGACCGCGAGCGTGAAATCAATAACCTAATACGAAAGGCTGACTTTAATAACGATCCCTACGTCCAAGAATTTGGCCTGACCATATCCAATAG CATGATGGAAGTGCGTGGTCGCGTGCTTCCCCCACCCAAACTACAATATGGGGGAAGAACCAAGCAACAGGCACTGCCCAATCAAGGTGTCTGGGATATGCGTGGCAAGCAATTCTTCACCGGTGTCGAGATTCGTGTCTGGGCCATCGCCTGTTTCGCCCCTCAAAGAACAGTGCGTGAAGACGCGCTGAGAAATTTCACCCAGCAATTGCAAAAGATAAGCAATGACGCCGGCATGCCCATTATTG gTCAACCGTGCTTCTGCAAGTATGCCACCGGTCCCGATCAAGTGGAGCCCATGTTCCGCTACCTCAAGTCAACCTTCCAAGGTCTCCAACTGGTGTGTGTTGTTCTACCCGGCAAAACTCCCGTCTATG CCGAAGTCAAACGTGTGGGAGACACAGTCCTGGGAATGGCCACACAGTGTGTCCAAGCAAAAAATGTCAACAAAACGTCGCCTCAAACTCTGTCCAATTTATGTCTGAAGATCAATGTTAAACTTGGCGGTGTCAACAGTATCCTCGTTCCTACTATTCGTCCGAAG GTGTTCAATGAACCAGTTATTTTCCTCGGAGCCGATATAACTCATCCGCCGGCTGGTGACAACAAGAAACCCTCGATCGCAGCTGTTGTCGGCTCGATGGACGCTCATCCTTCGCGCTACGCCGCAACCGTTCGCGTCCAGCAGCACCGCCAAGAAGTCATTCAAGAACTCAGTGCTATGGTTCG AGAACTTCTGATTCTGTTCTACAAAACAACACGTTTCAAGCCAAACCGAATTATTATGTACCGCGATGGCGCCAGTGAAGGCCAGTTTAGCACC GTTTTGCAACACGAGTTAACCGCCATCCGCGAGGCATGCATCAAATTGGAACCGGACTACAAACCGGGTATCACCTTTATCGTTGTTCAAAAGCGCCATCACACAAGACTTTTCTGCGCCGACAAGAAAGAGCAGTCGGGCAAGTCTGGAAACATTCCCGCCGGTACCACCGTCGATGCGGGCATCACACATCCCACCGAGTTCGACTTTTACTTGTGCTCGCATCAAGGCATTCAG GGCACTAGCCGTCCGAGCCACTACCACGTTCTGTGGGACGACAATCACTTCGACGCTGACGAACTGCAGTGTTTGACTTACCAACTGTGCCACACTTACGTCCGCTGTACTCGTTCCGTCTCCATTCCGGCGCCGGCTTATTACGCCCACCTTGTGGCTTTCCGCGCTAGATACCACTTAGTGGAGAAGGAACACGACAG TGGGGAAGGATCACTACAGGATTGCATTAAGAGTTACACCAG TGGAGAAGGTTCGCATCAAAGCGGAAGCAGCGAGGACCGCACGCCTGGCGCCATGGCTCGCGCTATCACTGTTCACGCCGATACCAAGAAAGTCATGTACTTTGCTTAA